In the genome of Diachasmimorpha longicaudata isolate KC_UGA_2023 chromosome 19, iyDiaLong2, whole genome shotgun sequence, one region contains:
- the LOC135171290 gene encoding uncharacterized protein LOC135171290 isoform X2, whose amino-acid sequence MCFHFVIVLVALGAQVQSHEDVVNSELEGEGFISEMKQITEVDLNDLFDKALPLIQETIITTGLDPLSMPDQILSAGYIPGLNPKIQLQRGWVQQGSTIRRNGDVIVRYSNKVIDFDAALSWDHLDVTYAYTLRYLLLTRKGDFDGRFDDVKVQVIGSFNINTRKIKLRFLKITDIGRFSLKIHGHLLDHVLNALGKVVSVFCRDLLVREIEYRFELGLQEKIKEINDLIPEPYGLFIQLPPEELEADAVNVHYRVRADNFNQVIM is encoded by the exons ATGTGCTTTCATTTTG TGATTGTTTTGGTAGCTCTGGGGGCTCAAGTTCAAAGTCACGAGGATGTGGTGAATTCTGAACTTGAAGGGGAAGG CTTTATTTCTGAGATGAAACAAATAACGGAAGTCGACCTTAACGACCTCTTCGACAAAGCCCTTCCATTGATCCAGGAGACAATTATCACGACAGGCTTGGACCCCCTCAGTATGCCAGACCAAATCCTATCCGCTGGTTACATT CCAGGATTGAATCCAAAGATCCAGTTACAACGTGGCTGGGTCCAGCAGGGCTCGACGATCCGGAGAAATGGGGATGTTATCGTTCGATACAGCAATAAAGTTATAGATTTCGATGCTGCACTCAGCTGGGATCACTTAGAC GTGACCTATGCCTACACCTTACGCTACCTCCTCCTGACCCGGAAGGGCGACTTCGACGGTCGTTTTGATGACGTCAAGGTCCAAGTAATCGGTTCTTTCAACATCAACACTCGGAAAATTAAGCTACGATTCTTGAAAATCACTGACATCGG ACGCTTTTCACTGAAGATACACGGCCACCTACTCGATCACGTTCTAAATGCTCTCGGAAAAGTTGTCAGCGTCTTCTGCAGAGATTTGCTCGTTCGCGAAATTGAGTACAGATTTGAGTTGGGACTTCAGGAGAAGATCAAAGAGATCAATGACTTGATACCAGAGCCATACGGGCTGTTTATTCAACTACCCCCGGAGGAGTTGGAAGCTGATGCCGTAAATGTTCATTATCGAGTTAGGGCTGATAACTTTAATCAAGTGATTATGTAg
- the LOC135171290 gene encoding uncharacterized protein LOC135171290 isoform X1 — MIFWSAVIVLVALGAQVQSHEDVVNSELEGEGFISEMKQITEVDLNDLFDKALPLIQETIITTGLDPLSMPDQILSAGYIPGLNPKIQLQRGWVQQGSTIRRNGDVIVRYSNKVIDFDAALSWDHLDVTYAYTLRYLLLTRKGDFDGRFDDVKVQVIGSFNINTRKIKLRFLKITDIGRFSLKIHGHLLDHVLNALGKVVSVFCRDLLVREIEYRFELGLQEKIKEINDLIPEPYGLFIQLPPEELEADAVNVHYRVRADNFNQVIM; from the exons atgattttttggaGTGCAGTGATTGTTTTGGTAGCTCTGGGGGCTCAAGTTCAAAGTCACGAGGATGTGGTGAATTCTGAACTTGAAGGGGAAGG CTTTATTTCTGAGATGAAACAAATAACGGAAGTCGACCTTAACGACCTCTTCGACAAAGCCCTTCCATTGATCCAGGAGACAATTATCACGACAGGCTTGGACCCCCTCAGTATGCCAGACCAAATCCTATCCGCTGGTTACATT CCAGGATTGAATCCAAAGATCCAGTTACAACGTGGCTGGGTCCAGCAGGGCTCGACGATCCGGAGAAATGGGGATGTTATCGTTCGATACAGCAATAAAGTTATAGATTTCGATGCTGCACTCAGCTGGGATCACTTAGAC GTGACCTATGCCTACACCTTACGCTACCTCCTCCTGACCCGGAAGGGCGACTTCGACGGTCGTTTTGATGACGTCAAGGTCCAAGTAATCGGTTCTTTCAACATCAACACTCGGAAAATTAAGCTACGATTCTTGAAAATCACTGACATCGG ACGCTTTTCACTGAAGATACACGGCCACCTACTCGATCACGTTCTAAATGCTCTCGGAAAAGTTGTCAGCGTCTTCTGCAGAGATTTGCTCGTTCGCGAAATTGAGTACAGATTTGAGTTGGGACTTCAGGAGAAGATCAAAGAGATCAATGACTTGATACCAGAGCCATACGGGCTGTTTATTCAACTACCCCCGGAGGAGTTGGAAGCTGATGCCGTAAATGTTCATTATCGAGTTAGGGCTGATAACTTTAATCAAGTGATTATGTAg